The Humulus lupulus chromosome 3, drHumLupu1.1, whole genome shotgun sequence genome window below encodes:
- the LOC133822420 gene encoding uncharacterized protein At2g33490: protein MKTSLRKFRGFALNKQGPKERRDLRPFSQLDELAQAAQDMQDMRDCYDRLLSAAAATTNSAFEFSESLRELGDCLLEKTALNDDEESGKVLLMLGKVQYEVQKLIDSYRSHISHTITVPSESLLNELRIVEEMKRQCDEKREVYEDMKAKHREKGRSRSGRENFSTQQLIMAHDEYDQEATLFVFRLKSLKQGQSRSLLTQAARHHAAQLCFFKKALKSLEAVEPYVKLVTEQQHIDYHFVGLEDDDLDDYDDYNDDRDDDDDDGSYDSNDDGELSFDYGQNDQEQDVSTSRNSMEVDQVDLTFPKVAKVEDLKNNVNRLHRHNASFRARIVSQSAPLFAENKVDPSEKLRQMRPSFTRKFHSYVLPTPIDAKSAVSIGSGNPVKHTAITNLSGGKQNLWHSTPLEPKMYEKNSQVESIYVPKVIKVQSVLKESNNNIATRQLPPPLLDGHIFSRNDQVSASDSKKIKRQAFSGPLTSKPWSLNHPQLYSGPLLRNPVLQPSSSPPKASAGASPTFMSSPKISELHELPRPPTSSSFQSPRSTGLVGHSAPLVSRAQVQSSIKMVTKSPLPKPPQTVSRSLSIPSNDSRFVDLQVSKPMKVPLNSLIAEDLVSPPLSPLALSNN from the exons ATGAAGACGTCTCTCAGAAAATTTCGAGGTTTCGCACTGAACAAGCAGGGACCTAAAGAACGCAGAGATCTCCGACCTTTTTCTCAATTGGACGAGCTTGCTCAGGCTGCTCAG GATATGCAAGATATGAGGGACTGCTATGATAGATTGCTTTCAGCGGCTGCAGCCACTACGAACAGCGCCTTTG AGTTCTCCGAGTCATTGCGGGAGTTGGGTGATTGTCTTCTTGAGAAAACTGCACTGAATGATGACGAAGAAAGTG GCAAGGTCCTGCTTATGCTAGGGAAAGTGCAGTATGAAGTTCAGAAACTTATTGATAGCTAT CGCTCTCATATATCCCACACAATCACCGTTCCATCAGAGTCCCTTCTTAATGAACTTCGGATAGTTGAG GAGATGAAGCGACAATGTGATGAAAAGAG AGAAGTATATGAGGATATGAAAGCTAAACATAGAGAAAAAGGGAGGTCAAGAAGTGGAAGAGAGAATTTTTCTACGCAGCAACTGATAATGGCTCATGATGAATATGATCAGGAAGCAACATTATTTGTATTTCGCTTAAAATCTCTGAAGCAAGGACAATCTCGAAGTCTTCTAACACAGGCAGCTCGTCATCATGCTGCTCAG TTGTGCTTCTTCAAGAAGGCTCTTAAGTCTCTTGAGGCAGTAGAGCCATATGTGAAACTGGTGACTGAACAGCAGCATATTGATTACCATTTTGTTGGTCTTGAAGATGATGATCTAGATGATTATGATGACTATAATGATGATCGTGACGATGACGACGATGATGGTAGCTATGATTCAAATGATGATGGAGAATTGAGCTTTGACTATGGCCAAAATGATCAGGAACAAGATGTTTCTACATCACGAAACTCTATGGAG GTTGATCAGGTGGACCTTACTTTTCCCAAGGTAGCAAAGGTGGAAGATCTCAAG AACAATGTTAATAGACTGCACAGACATAATGCTTCTTTCAGGGCTAGGATAGTTAGCCAATCAGCCCCACTTTTTGCTGAGAATAAAGTGGATCCTAGCGAAAAATTGAGACAAATGCGGCCATCATTCACACGAAAGTTCCACTCATATGTCCTACCCACACCAATTGATGCAAAAAGTGCAGTTTCTATTGGATCAGGTAATCCTGTGAAGCACACAGCAATTACAAATCTAAGCGGGGGAAAACAGAATTTGTGGCATTCAACCCCCTTGGAACCAAAAATGTATGAAAAGAATTCTCAGGTTGAGAGCATTTATGTACCAAAAGTTATAAAAGTACAGTCTGTACTGAAAGAAAGCAACAACAATATTGCAACACGTCAGCTACCTCCTCCATTGTTAGACGGCCATATATTTTCGCGCAATGATCAAGTTTCTGCTTCTgattctaaaaaaattaaaaggcAAGCCTTTTCTGGTCCGTTAACAAGTAAGCCATGGTCCTTGAATCATCCCCAGTTATATTCTGGACCTCTCCTACGAAATCCAGTGCTCCAACCTTCATCCTCACCACCTAAAGCCTCTGCAGGTGCTTCCCCTACTTTTATGTCCTCACCTAAAATTAGTGAGCTTCATGAATTACCTAGGCCTCCCACTAGTTCCTCCTTCCAGTCTCCAAGATCAACGGGTTTGGTTGGTCATTCTGCCCCTCTAGTGTCTAGAGCTCAAGTACAGTCTTCCATAAAAATGGTGACTAAATCTCCTTTGCCAAAACCCCCTCAAACCGTTTCTCGTAGTTTATCCATACCCTCAAACGATTCTAGGTTTGTGGATTTACAAGTGTCGAAACCAATGAAAGTTCCTCTCAACTCTCTGATTGCAGAAGACCTTGTTTCCCCACCATTGTCACCACTTGCCTTATCTAACAACTAG